The nucleotide sequence CGCGAGCGGTTCGGCTTTTTGTAAATCTGGTTGGTTGCGGCCTTAAAACTCTCCCCAGTCTCGCGGCCAGTTACGGGCTGTTGCCCTCCACCACCTGGTTTTACCGCTAGCCAGAAATCAGCGTCATGGCCATCCTGGGCATGCTGTTGGCCTGCGAAAGCATGGCCACGGCAGACTGGGTGAGAATCTGATTGCGGACGAACTTCGTCATTTCCGTGGCAACGTCCACGTCCGAAATGCGCGATTCCGCCGCCTGCAGGTTTTCGGTCTGGGTGCTCAGGTTGGAGATGGTGTTCTCCAGCCGGTTTTGCAGCGCGCCCAGGCTTGCCCGAATCTTGTCCTTGGAAACCACGGCATTGGTGATGGCCACCAGGGCCTTTTGCGCCGCTTCCTGCGTGGAAACGGTGATGCCGTCCGTGCCGGTAGCCTGGTTGCCCACGCCCAGAGCCGAGGCGGTGCTCGTGCCGATCTGGATGTAGTAATAGTCTTCCGCCGAATCGTTGGCCGTGCCAAAGTGAACCTTCAGCTTGCCGGTGGCCGACATCTTGCTGCCGTCGTGCGTGTCGCTTGACAGGTTGCCGTCCAGCAGGTGGATGCCGTTGTAGTCCGTGGCATTGGCGATTCGGGTAATTTCCGAAGCCATGGCCTGATACTCCGACTCGATCATCAGACGCTGGGTGGAGTCGTACGTACCGGTGGCGGCCTGTTCTGCCAGTTCCTTCATACGGGTCAGCTTTTCGTCGATGATGCCCAGGGCGCCGTCGGCGGTCTGAATGAGGGAGATAGCATCGTTGGCGTTACGCACGCCCTGCTGCAGGGCGGCGATATCGGTACGCATAAGTTCGCGAATGGCCAGACCGGCGGCATCGTCCGCTGCGGAGTTGATGCGCAGACCCGAGGAGAGTCGCGAGGTTGAGGTTTGCAGGTCGCTGTAATGCTGGGTCAGGTTGTTGGCCACTTGAGAGGCCATGCTATTGTGATTGATATACATACATTCCTCCATGAATGCTGTACGTCCCAGGCGGCGCGAAATGCCGACGCGTCCTTGCGTGCTACCGCCTTTTGTCAACTTAATCGGCGCGGGCGCAAAAAGTATTAGGGGGCTGTGGCACTTTTGACGTGCGGGCATAATAGCCAAAAACTGGCTTGTAGCGCCAATTTTTGGCAGATACGCCCAAAACGAGCTGGAGGAAAAGAGGAAAATTTTTCCGCACTGCCCCGCGCGAGCATATTTTGCCGGGTTGCCCGTCGGGGCGGGCAAGGCTTCCGTGGTTGTCCGCGAAGGCCGGGAAAAAAAGCGGCGGGCGTTGCAAACGCCCGCCGCATAGCGACAGTGTCGGCTTCTGCCTGGGGCAGAGCCTGCATGCGCGGGGCATGCGAGCCGTTAGCAGTCCTTGCCCACCATGAGCAGCAGCCGCAGCAGCTGGTTGGTGAAGCCGGATTCGTTGTCGTACCAGATAAGCAGCTTGACCATGGTGCCGTCGAGCACCTGGGTGGAAAGCGCGTCGACCACGCCGCCGTAGGTGCTGCCCTTGTAGTCTATGGACACCAGCGGTTCTTCGGAAAAGCCCATGTTGTCGGTCAGGACGCCCTGGCTGGCGGCCTGCAAGGCCGCGTTGACGGCGGCGGCGTCACAGGTTTTTTCCACTTCGCAGGTCAGGTCCACCAGCGAGCAGTCAAAGGTGGGCACGCGCACCGACATGCCGTTGAGCCTGCCTGCCAGCTCCGGCATGACCTGCTCCACGGCCTTGGCGGCGCCGGTGCTCGAGGGCACCATGGACACGGCGGCGGCACGGCCGCGACGCCAGTCTTTATGGGTGCCGTCCAGAATGCGCTGGCTCATGGTGTAGGAGTGGATGGTGGTCATGAGCCCGTGGCGAAAGCCAAAGGTCTCGTGCAGCACCTTGACCGCAGGGGCCAGACAGTTGGTGGTGCAGGAGGCGGCCGAGATGATGTTGTGCTGCGCGCCGTCGTAGGTGGCGTGGTTGACGCCCATAACGATCATGGCGTCCACATCCTTGCCGGGTGCGGAGATAACGACTTTTTTGGCGCCGCAGGCCAGGTGCTGGGCGAGACCTTCCCTGTCCTTGATGGTGCCGGTGGTTTCCACGGCCAGGGTTACGCCCAGGCGTTCCCATTCCCATTCGCCCGCCTTGCAGCGGGTAACGGCGATGTGGCGGCCATTGACGATGATGCCGTCTTCATCGTGATCAACCGTGCCCTGAAAGGTTCCGTAGGTGGAATCATACTTGAAAAGATAGGCCAGCGCGGCATTGTCCGCGCGGGCGTTGATGGCGGCGATCTGAATGTCTTGATTGTCGGCCATAAGACGCAGCAGATAGCGGCCGATGCGGCCAAAGCCGTTCATTCCAACTTTCACGGGCATGATTCGCGCTCCTTGGGGCGGTAGTGATTAGGCTTTATTTGAAGATCCCATGACATTGCGGATCTTGTGGGCCACCATGTTTTTGACGGCGTCGCGCGCGGGGGTCAGGTAGGCGCGCGGGTCAAACTGATCGGGGTGTTCGGCAAGGTACTGACGGATGGAGGCGGTGAC is from Desulfovibrio desulfuricans and encodes:
- a CDS encoding flagellin — translated: MYINHNSMASQVANNLTQHYSDLQTSTSRLSSGLRINSAADDAAGLAIRELMRTDIAALQQGVRNANDAISLIQTADGALGIIDEKLTRMKELAEQAATGTYDSTQRLMIESEYQAMASEITRIANATDYNGIHLLDGNLSSDTHDGSKMSATGKLKVHFGTANDSAEDYYYIQIGTSTASALGVGNQATGTDGITVSTQEAAQKALVAITNAVVSKDKIRASLGALQNRLENTISNLSTQTENLQAAESRISDVDVATEMTKFVRNQILTQSAVAMLSQANSMPRMAMTLISG
- the gap gene encoding type I glyceraldehyde-3-phosphate dehydrogenase, producing the protein MPVKVGMNGFGRIGRYLLRLMADNQDIQIAAINARADNAALAYLFKYDSTYGTFQGTVDHDEDGIIVNGRHIAVTRCKAGEWEWERLGVTLAVETTGTIKDREGLAQHLACGAKKVVISAPGKDVDAMIVMGVNHATYDGAQHNIISAASCTTNCLAPAVKVLHETFGFRHGLMTTIHSYTMSQRILDGTHKDWRRGRAAAVSMVPSSTGAAKAVEQVMPELAGRLNGMSVRVPTFDCSLVDLTCEVEKTCDAAAVNAALQAASQGVLTDNMGFSEEPLVSIDYKGSTYGGVVDALSTQVLDGTMVKLLIWYDNESGFTNQLLRLLLMVGKDC